A stretch of the Chloroflexota bacterium genome encodes the following:
- the topA gene encoding type I DNA topoisomerase, translated as MTETTTAYCFKCHAKREIQNPEAVYTAAGRAATKGQCPVCGTTLFRMGETPAHKDLPKPTVVAPAVRKRAKGQPRAYRRPRGDAKIVIVESPAKARTVSRFLGKEYDVYASVGHVRDLLRSQLSVDVSNDFEPKYRVLKEKREVVQNLQQAVREAREVYLATDPDREGEAIAWHLLAAVKIPEEIARRVVFHEITQSAIEEAFQHPRGINMDLVNAQQARRILDRLVGYKISPLLWQKVRSRLSAGRVQSVALRLIVEREREIMAFVPVEYWSIAAELAKQESRGQEVRPSFIAKLVRIRGEEVDLKNQTDTLSIVEELEKSAYLVTDVRKRERQRKPPAPFITSTMQQEASRQLGFTAKRTMAQAQSLYEGVELGPEGSVGLITYMRTDSTAVAEVAQKEARDYISEKYGQDYLPSKPPVHKTRAKIAQEAHECIRPTSVRREPWAIRDYLTKDQYRLYELIWKRFVASQMAAAILDTTSVDIHAGRVTASDSVADANVDDHIYSLMQQMPYLFRATGSVVKFPGFLMVYEEAKDEDVQPEEGEGAILPPLRAGEFLDLLRLLPEQHFTQPPPRYTEASLVRVLEEYGIGRPSTYAPILSTIQARGYVERDGKRLFPTELGFIVNDLVVEHFPDIVDVGFTAGMENDLDLIANGKRNWVQVLREFYGPFERAVQAAEANMKVVDPPQEETGQVCEKCGRKMIVKWGRYGKFLACSGFPECRNAKPYATKVGVNCPQCGGDLVERKTRKNRVFYGCANYPSCNFATWNRPVREPCPSCGGLMTEAGKDKVKCTQCESVFERAEEPERETAPA; from the coding sequence ATGACCGAAACAACCACAGCCTACTGCTTCAAATGCCATGCCAAACGAGAGATACAGAACCCCGAGGCGGTTTACACTGCCGCCGGAAGGGCAGCCACCAAAGGTCAGTGCCCTGTTTGCGGTACAACTCTATTTCGCATGGGCGAGACACCGGCCCACAAGGACCTGCCCAAACCAACCGTTGTGGCGCCTGCGGTACGCAAGCGCGCCAAAGGTCAACCACGGGCCTACCGCAGGCCACGCGGTGATGCGAAGATCGTGATCGTGGAGTCGCCGGCAAAGGCCCGTACAGTAAGCCGCTTCCTGGGTAAAGAGTACGATGTGTATGCCTCTGTGGGACACGTCCGCGACCTCCTGCGCTCGCAACTCAGCGTAGATGTGAGCAATGACTTTGAGCCTAAGTACCGGGTGCTGAAAGAGAAGCGGGAGGTGGTTCAAAACCTACAGCAAGCGGTCAGAGAGGCGCGGGAAGTGTATCTGGCGACTGACCCCGACCGCGAGGGTGAGGCAATCGCCTGGCACTTGTTAGCGGCAGTGAAAATACCAGAAGAAATCGCTCGCCGCGTCGTCTTCCATGAGATTACCCAAAGCGCTATTGAGGAGGCTTTCCAGCACCCGCGTGGCATCAACATGGACCTGGTGAACGCTCAACAAGCTCGGCGCATCCTGGACCGACTCGTGGGCTATAAAATAAGCCCTCTTCTGTGGCAAAAAGTGCGTAGCAGGCTTTCGGCCGGGCGTGTGCAGTCGGTGGCCTTGCGACTCATCGTGGAGCGCGAACGAGAGATCATGGCCTTCGTGCCGGTGGAATATTGGTCCATCGCTGCCGAATTGGCCAAGCAGGAGTCTCGTGGGCAGGAAGTGCGGCCCAGTTTCATCGCGAAACTCGTGCGCATCCGAGGGGAAGAGGTTGATCTCAAAAATCAAACTGATACCCTATCCATTGTGGAGGAACTGGAGAAATCCGCTTACTTAGTGACCGATGTGCGCAAACGGGAGCGCCAACGCAAGCCACCCGCCCCCTTCATTACCAGCACGATGCAACAGGAGGCCTCCCGGCAACTTGGTTTCACCGCCAAGCGCACCATGGCCCAGGCCCAAAGCCTCTACGAGGGTGTGGAGTTGGGCCCAGAAGGTAGCGTGGGCCTGATCACGTACATGAGAACAGATTCCACAGCGGTAGCGGAAGTAGCCCAAAAAGAGGCCAGGGATTACATCAGCGAAAAGTACGGTCAGGATTACCTGCCGTCAAAACCACCTGTGCATAAAACCAGGGCGAAAATCGCACAAGAGGCCCACGAATGCATCCGACCCACTTCCGTGCGACGTGAGCCATGGGCGATCCGTGACTACTTGACTAAGGATCAGTACCGCCTGTACGAGCTGATCTGGAAACGCTTTGTGGCCAGTCAGATGGCAGCCGCAATCCTGGATACGACCTCGGTGGACATTCACGCCGGGCGAGTGACAGCGAGCGACTCAGTGGCCGACGCAAACGTGGATGACCACATCTATTCATTGATGCAGCAGATGCCCTATCTATTTCGGGCAACGGGCTCCGTGGTGAAGTTCCCCGGTTTCCTGATGGTGTATGAAGAAGCGAAAGACGAAGATGTGCAACCTGAGGAAGGCGAAGGGGCTATTCTTCCTCCGCTGAGAGCAGGCGAGTTCTTAGACCTGCTGCGATTGCTGCCGGAGCAGCATTTCACCCAGCCACCGCCCCGTTACACTGAGGCGTCGTTGGTGCGTGTATTGGAGGAGTACGGCATCGGCCGCCCCAGCACTTATGCGCCCATTCTGTCCACTATACAGGCGCGTGGCTACGTTGAGCGCGATGGCAAGCGGCTGTTCCCCACCGAACTAGGGTTCATAGTCAATGATTTGGTGGTGGAACATTTCCCGGACATTGTGGATGTGGGATTCACCGCGGGGATGGAGAATGACCTGGACTTGATCGCCAATGGCAAGCGCAACTGGGTGCAAGTGCTGAGAGAGTTTTATGGCCCGTTTGAGCGCGCGGTGCAGGCCGCTGAGGCAAATATGAAGGTAGTGGACCCACCACAGGAAGAGACCGGACAAGTTTGCGAGAAATGTGGCAGGAAAATGATCGTGAAATGGGGGCGTTATGGCAAGTTCCTGGCCTGCAGCGGATTCCCAGAGTGTCGCAACGCCAAGCCCTATGCCACCAAGGTCGGAGTGAACTGCCCGCAGTGTGGCGGTGATCTGGTGGAGCGAAAAACCCGGAAGAACCGCGTTTTTTACGGCTGCGCAAACTATCCGAGTTGCAATTTTGCCACCTGGAACCGTCCGGTGCGCGAACCCTGTCCGAGTTGCGGTGGCCTGATGACGGAGGCAGGCAAAGACAAAGTGAAATGTACGCAGTGCGAGAGCGTTTTCGAACGGGCCGAGGAACCGGAGCGAGAAACCGCTCCCGCCTGA